One window of the Fusobacterium animalis 7_1 genome contains the following:
- the citE gene encoding citrate (pro-3S)-lyase subunit beta, translated as MAIRDRLRRTMMFLPGNNPSMITDAYIYGPDSVMIDLEDATSVNQKDAARFLVSEALKTIDYKTTETVVRVNGLDTPFGADDIRAVVKAGVNVVRLPKTDTPDEIIAVDKLITEVEKEIGREGETLLMAAIESATGIMNVKEIALASKRLMGIALGAEDYVTNLKTSRSKHGWELYYAREAIVLAARNAGIYCFDTVYSDVNNLDGFRQEVQFIKDLGFDGKSCIHPKQVRIVHEIYTPSQKEIEKSIRIINGAKEAEAKGSGVISVDGKMVDNPIIMRAQRVLELAKASGIYKED; from the coding sequence ATGGCAATTAGAGATAGATTAAGAAGAACAATGATGTTTCTACCTGGTAATAATCCATCAATGATTACAGATGCTTATATATATGGACCAGATTCTGTAATGATAGACTTAGAAGATGCTACTAGTGTAAATCAAAAAGATGCTGCAAGATTTTTAGTTTCTGAAGCTTTAAAAACAATAGATTATAAAACTACTGAAACTGTTGTAAGGGTAAATGGTTTAGATACTCCATTTGGAGCAGATGATATAAGAGCTGTTGTAAAAGCTGGGGTTAATGTTGTAAGACTTCCAAAAACTGATACTCCTGATGAAATAATAGCAGTTGATAAACTTATAACAGAAGTTGAAAAAGAAATTGGTAGAGAAGGAGAAACTCTACTTATGGCAGCTATTGAAAGTGCAACTGGTATTATGAATGTTAAAGAAATTGCTCTTGCTAGCAAAAGATTAATGGGTATAGCATTAGGAGCAGAAGACTATGTCACTAACTTAAAGACTTCAAGAAGTAAACATGGTTGGGAATTATATTATGCAAGAGAAGCTATTGTACTTGCTGCAAGAAATGCTGGTATTTATTGTTTTGATACTGTTTATTCAGATGTAAATAACCTAGATGGTTTCAGACAAGAAGTTCAATTTATTAAAGATTTAGGATTTGATGGTAAATCTTGTATACATCCTAAACAAGTTAGAATAGTTCATGAAATTTATACACCAAGCCAAAAAGAAATTGAAAAATCAATTAGAATTATAAATGGTGCTAAGGAAGCTGAAGCTAAGGGTTCAGGAGTTATATCTGTTGATGGTAAAATGGTTGATAACCCAATTATTATGAGAGCTCAAA